DNA from Musa acuminata AAA Group cultivar baxijiao chromosome BXJ1-5, Cavendish_Baxijiao_AAA, whole genome shotgun sequence:
TTTAGTATAGAACTTATCACTTATCAGTAGACAAACTTACAGTATCTTTACATGCTATATGAACAAATATAAGCCATTAATAATCATGCAAAACAAAGAAGGATAGTCATAACAAACCCAAAAAAATGTCAACAGAGGAAATATCATGGACAAAGCCTTGAAAGTAGCCTTGAAAAAAAGCTAACCAAGCATATAGTTTAACAAATGACACTAAAGCCGAGTAGCTAGCTAAAACTACCCCAACTATAAATGCTAGAGTGACAAACAACCAAATGCGATATTTTTTATCAGGCCTGTCTCAACCATAAAATAATCACATGATATGAACATAAATTGACAAAGTGACCTGCACATATAAGTGCTTATGCAGACACATTTGAGAAAATGTGCCCACTGGCATAATATAACACAGTAAAATATGTTACAGGAAATACCTTAGCAGCACCAGTGCTGCTGGGAATGATGTTAAAACTTGCGGCTCGTCCACCCCTCCAATCCTTGCTAGATGGTCCATCAACAGTCTTTTGAGTGGCTGACAAAAAAAAAGAGCTCATATCACTCACCAACTCttgataaaatgagaaaaagcCCAAAGTTGAAACGATTTTGGACTTTAAAGCTTTCGTTGAATCAATACCAGTGATAGAATGCACAGTGGTCATCAATCCCTCAACAATTCCAAATCTATCATGGATGACCTGTCACATCATGAAAATCCAACATGGTCATCTAATAGCAAATTATAACATAATGATAAAAGCAGAATCTCAAATTTAGCAGTTATTACCTTGGCTAGAGGAGCAAGACAGTTGGTGGTACAGCTAGCATTGGAGACAATGTCGATGTCAGGCGTGTATGTATGCTCATTCACTCCTACCACAAACATAGGTGCATCTTTGCTTGGAGCAGAGATAATGACTTTTTTCGCACCACCCTGTATGTAGATCAATACACCAATGAAACTTCATCATGGTCTTACGATGCTAGTTTATAAAGAGGGAAAATCATTCACTTGACGAGAAGCAAATCTACTGAGTCTGAAATTCAAACTAAAATAGAAACTCTTTCTCCACTTCTATCAGATTCATGAAGAAAAATTATGTAAACTCTTCGATACTCATAGCACCATCATATAAATTTGTTGCTTTGAACTAcggtcaatttttttatttttgtttcagcATCTTGCCTTCAGATATTCTGAAAcatgcatttcattcaccatgaaagatgaatttaagATTAAATAAGTAGCCAGGTTGTCAAATTTACATGTGAAGGTGAACATCATGTTTCAATTATGtagacctaagagagatgacttgCATTCTGATTATGTCAGTAAAGCTAAGGGAGGTGACATGACCTAAAATGAATTCGTCTGGAAGAACTTTACCTCTAATTCATTTGATAAAATCTATAATTCTaggtgaacttgttaataagtcaTCCAGTCCATGTGCATCACAAGCATAGGACACAAAGCACAGGAACTATTACCCAGTCATGAAAAAAGATCCTACACCTATGCAATCCCTAGAATCATTTTTCATCAGTTAAATCTGACTTCAATGACACAATTGATCTAAAGTGAATGAAAGTCGTCAAGTACCTTCAGGTGAGCAGCAGCCTTGTCCTTGTCCGTAAAGACACCTGTGGATTCTACAACATATTCAGCTCCAGTCTCACCCCATGGGATCTCTTCAGGGTTCCTAACCAGAACCACAACCAACTAAGATAgttcaaaaaaatgaaaataaaaacagGCAGTCATAGTGTTAACCAGCTAATTTTAACAGAAAAGAGAAATGCAGTACAGGCACCTGATGCCAAAGACGGTTACTTGTTTCTCGCCAAAAAGAAGAGTCTTAGTGTCCTTCACTTTGATCTCATGATGCTTCCATTTCCCGTGCACCGTATCATATTTGAACATATATGTCTACGAATCATTATTCAATTTAGAAAGTCAGATCCATGAACAACCCCATCAGAGCTCAAGCAAAACAACTTATGCTTTAAACTTTGACAGTATATGGATCACGAAACCTCAAACAACTAAATCCATATAATCCGCAGTTAAATTCATGGATAAGCAACAAAATTCAAAGATCCAATACCGTTCCAGCAAAATTGAAAGCAGCGAATGTCTGAATTCAAAACGATCAGAAAATAACATGGACATGAAAGAACAGAAGGACAAGTACCATGTAGTCAGTGGAGATGAAGGGATCATTGACGGCCACGAGCTCCACATCATCGCTCTGGAGCGCGACTCTAGCAACCAACCTCCCGATCCTCCCAAAACCTACCAACAACCAAGAATCAAACCCAAAAGAAGCTCATAGATCGATACCATACCTCATCGAACTCCGATCAAAATCCTAAAACTACAGAAGAATCAAACAAACGCGGAACCAACCGTTGATGCCGATCTTGATCTTAGCTGCAAGCAAGTTACCACACAAAAAGGAAAGGAAATCAAAACTAGAACAGAGAAGCAGAACACGCGAGATCAAAAGAAACACGCAAGGAACATAGAAAGGAATCGGTGACGTACCCATGGCAATCGGAGGTGAAGATTCGAGATGAAACTAGTCGAGGTTACGGAGAGAAACGAGGTGGGAGAGGTTTACGAGGTACTTCTTATAGAGCTTTCTCGACTTCCTCTGTAAAAGTAGTAGAACGAAACACGAAGAGCGACACGTGGCGTGGAATGGTGGGTTCGTGGGATTAGAATAAGATGAATGCCACTAAAGTTCGCACATATATACGGAGACTGCCACTACGCGTTCACTGGAACCATGTAAAACCACACCGGATGGTGGTGGGGCCCTCATTCTCTTCTGTCTGTGGGTCCTCCAAAAACACTGCGTCGAATCCTAAGTCGGGTCGGTGAACGAGAAATTTAAGAACATGTAAATAAAAGTCCGATGCGCACCCTCTattttatttcatatatttattttatcaccctttttttctatttttaaaccaaccttttttttgtctcttcttaatcatcatcaagtttgtaataAATTAGATTAATATCTTGCTTATATGGGATGAAATGTGGAGGGGTTGAGAGGAACCAAGTGGCTTTAATATTTGTTGATGGAAAAATAATTTCTTATAATCTGATAAGGGGATGAGAGAGTTGATACAGAGTTGGTATTGTTTGGTGACATATGGCATGAACTTAACACCTACAAGACTGCCTAACCTCTTATTATTTAATAGCTAAAGTTTAGGGTGGTAACTCACTTTCTCATGGAAAATGCTCTTTAGATACTGCCCACTATTGACCTTTTAGGTATATAAATGTTATGTGATATGATATATTAATATGATGTGTGGTATGACATGGCATGATGTAATACAATATAAGATGATCTATAATATGCTATACTGTGTAAAGACATAACACAACACAAGAATACTGAAAAAATTTTGAGttgttttttaaagaaaatattcatattttatatatttcccaaaaggtatctttttttttttcaaataacacctttaattttaaaaaaaaatctgaaagacCCCTCAAAAgtttttaatcaaatttttatgcttattttttatcatttttaactattACAATATTTTCATTTAACTCATTTACAGTATTTTTCAATAATGTTTATAGTACTTTATTAGTACTAAAACTaatagtaaaaaatattataaatgacatCATATCATGCCTCTTTAGCTTTCATTATTCATAGAATATtataatttcataattttatatttatagttaGTTTGATTGAAGTTAGAAATATATTTAGAtcgttttatagtatttttaaataatttttaaaatatttttattgtagtAACCAGGCTAACAACAAAATGGATAGTTTAAGTATTTTTAAATTAGGATtactatcaaaaaataaaataaaattagggTACCAATTGAAAAATACCtagatattttataaaaaaatctacCAAAAATTTCAATGTAATATTCATTATACTTTACTGATGTTTATTTAAAATTAGGGTTTTCTTATGATGATTATTGaaaatgtgtgtgtgtatatataatattatccttttttttatcGACTACAGACTACTTTTCACTAAAAAtcctaaatgtaaatagcaaagcataaatgcaaaccatattttatagtgattcggtcgtcgtgacctacatccactctcaattcctcttcggtcgaggccatcggcatccactaacgatcttctttcaatgggcgaagatcaactacccttttacacccctcttctccttttcataggtttagagataaccttttacaaccctcttctatAAGGTATTCCTCACACACCTTCCTTGAAACTCTCTCTAaaatttaggaggagggaactcaactttcgaatagagtttacaactttagaatcacagagttttgctcaactttcttaTTGTTCTATGTAGGaatagtagggtatttatagaccacaattggcttaaaaaatggagcaaaaaaatgtcttatcttgggtttcccgggtcctggtgataccatcgcctacagcattgacactggacggtaccaccgcctaatctagcagtaccaccgcttgggagactgtgtctgagcggtaccatcgcctgacactgccattgggcagtaccaccgcccaatctggtggtaccactaccttacacagtctcggagattgtgccaccgatggtgccacctgttgggtcactgtttgagcattttacttagcccaacacagtccaaacttaggcccaattagcctttaattgagttggcacaattccaacccaattatgtgctaactataaattttaatgcatactctaagctaaataagtctgataagtctaggtttcttctggcgagcttccggcgaacttccgacgatctctcgacaatggtccaatggactcccgacaaactcctggacttcacgacgatcttattgaagagttccgatgagcttctttggcaagctcttggacttctcagtcaattccgacagaacttcttacgaacgtctgaacttccgacaaactcccaacaaaatctcgttcttgactccggaacttcattttgatttatgccttgatcgctatcgtagttaatcccgcacacttaaaacctacttcgatctagacaattattactaagctaatcaattgttgtccgacatatcattggttcatcgacgattcttcggcgcatcgtcctctcttacggcctattgtccaatcgaccagttgacctctgtaactccaattttcttggtataatctttgctcttcttggctcgatgcccgatcccatgacccaaggccttctgtcgatacgtcaatcgatcctccggctcggcatccaatcttctgatatgttccactccggtccaacatgattcttcctgctttaattgtctctccctaatcgaagcttcctacgtcacttaaaacgtagataagataaacaatatcaattggtttcatcttcaaaatccgagattcaacaaggaccagatacaccactgggacgatggaatcgttatctgacaatgaggtatcatcaaccatccagcattccatgagcgaatcaatcaatgaacttagtctccaatgagcacctgcgtggtatccctagtatcctcacatgagcaactatgagaccaactgtttccatcatatggacaaatatataacacactagtctatctggtcatcccgatgtccctctcgagtgacctatgaccgagattatttagggttcatGTTTAaacgcgaatcggtctcattatcataatctcatcataatctgattctcattacacagatccatgaatatcacaatatatgcaataggtaatataaagtatTTATATTAGAAGACACCTATGAATagcatgcaataagcaatataatataaaatattttatattgaacATCATAATGCTTGCTGAGCACCTATAACTAGCGGTGTAACGCTATATGCATTAACCATCCTTCGATTCCACATTGAAGGTAGCTTTGTGTACTGCGATACCTTTTTCTTAGCATAAAAAAAGTATGGTTTGACAGTAGAAGCATGCTACACTAGTATTTTACACTCTGGAAGAGTATTAACATGTCCCATTAATTTCCATCCGCTCTTTCTTCCTGTTTTTTTTCCTCTGTTACTATACATATTAGTGCATGTATCCTATAGAAAGCAACTTTTTTTCTCTGTATATCGGTGTAAATTCCTATGTCATTAGATGATTGTATTTCCAGAATGAATGCAGAATCTTCTGATGTTTGTGTACTAACCACCTATTAGTTGCTTTCATTCAAGTTCTAATTCATGATTACTCTTGGACCTCCCAAGAAAATCGATCACCAATTTTGAGAAGGCCGATGATTCATCTTCGAGAAGTTCCTTAGGAGaactgaactccaaaatttttccTGCAACCAGGGGCGAACAAAAAGAGATGATTAGATGTTTTGTGCCatgaatttaaagaaaaagatagagaattacaataaatataataaatgagaATTGCAGTAATATCTACATTTTGTACTTCTTATAGACTCAAAATTGGACATGAAAAGACACCCTATTTTTTCACCATTGTTGAGTTTTACCTTCATCGAGAACCAGAACCAGGTCACTGTCAATGACGGTGGGTATTCGATGTGCCACTGTAATGACAGTGCAGTTATTGGTTATTTCTCTGATAGTTTTCTGAATAAAATTATCAGTTGCTGTGTCTACTGATGCTGTGGCCTCATCCAAAACTAGGATCCTCCTCTTGTCTAACAGCACCCTTGCCAAGCAAACAAGCTGCCTCTGCCCAACACTCCAATTCTCCCCATCTTCAGCAACTGCATCATAATTCCTGTCTCATGTTATCTGAAGGACAAACATAGAAACAGAAGGAACTAAACTTTAAGCTAGTTTTCTTAATGAAGATCTTGATGTATGCTGTGGAACAATAGGTCTGCAGCATGAATGTCCAATGAAAAGGAAAGTAATATTACAAAGTTCAACAGTTgtgtttttttaagtttattataAGTGTATTTTTAACACACTGCAACTTTTAACTGCCTAAAACGAACAAAAATTGTGTAAAATGTCACCCAGCAACAATTTGATGAGTTCACTCAAGTGCTTCTTGGAATGGTTTTTATAATTCTCCATGCCGTTGATTTGTTCCTTTTGAGAAATAAACAATATAGTTGATTTACTAGTTGCTCAAAACTTGTAAGGAACTTGAATGCATTTGCATATAGACATTAAATTACCTGGTGCATCAAGCAGTCTCTGATCTTGTTTTACTATCTCTCCAAGTCGACACTTGTAGAGTGCCTGGAAGAGTTTGCTTCAGTCAACTGCTAACTtcataaaataacaaataaatacaAAGCATTATTAGTTCTTTACCTCCCAGATTTCGGAGTCTGGATGCTGCTGCAAAGGATCTAAGTTTGTTCTCACAGTTCCTTGGAAAAGTGTTGGTTCTTGTGGTATTATACTCAACCTAGATCTCAAGTCATGTAAACCAATTTGGCTAATATCTATGCTATCAATCACTATCCTTCCTGATGTTGGTTCTACTACTCTGAAAAGAGTTTGGATGAGTGTCGATTTCCCACTTCCTGTCCTGCCCACGACTCCAATTTTCTTCCCTCCAGGCAAAGTGCAACTGAGCCCTTTTAGGATCATAGGAAGATTAGGTTTGTAACGAACCTTGAGATCATCAAGTTCAATGGTTCCAGATGTGGGCCAGTTTTCTTCTGGCCTGGAATGCTCAATTACCAGAGGAGCCTCGCTAGGTATGGCTGAGAATTGCAGAATTCTCTCTACAGAGATCATCTTGTTTTCCACATTGCAGATATTCCATATAACCCATGCCTGTAGTACATTTAGGTTCAAGCCATATGTTGCAGCTAGTCCTGCAAGGCCTGAGGTAAAATCAAGTTAGGCATTTTCTCTGTAGTCATACCACCCAAAATAATTACTATCGCGATACTTGAATAGAACTTACTGGGATCAATAGTATTTCTGGGCATGGACACCAAGATGGTTAGCATTGCAAAGAATACTAGGTTGAACAGAAAGTTGATTCGAACTGAGAGCCATTCCATGGTTGCATAGTTGTGAAAGGTAATTCGTGAATAGTCATCAATCAAGGTGAGGTTCCTTTTACGAAAGCGCTCTTCCTGATTGAAGCTGCGGATGGTAGCAGCTCCAGCAAGTGATTCAGAGAAATGATGCAGGATAGGAGCTTTTTGAATTCCAACCATTCTAGCTAGTTCTCTAGCAGCACTGATGTAGTAATTCTGCAATCAGTCAGTGACCCTTTAGACAGAGAACAACTGAAAGCTAATAAAGTTATGAGCAATAGACTTATGCACTACAAAATGGAAGTTTTGGTCTAGTAGAAGGATCAGAAGTGTGAATGCCACGATGAACAAGTTGAGGGGCATAGGAATCTCTATTTACAAGATTAGTTAATGTTCTTTATTATTTTACAAGGATTTGAAACCGACAAGAAGATAAAGTATGTGGagtcagagaaaaaaaaaagaaacaggtaTACAAAAGGGCAGGAGGATAGGGAGACAAGAAAGAGGAATTAACCATCTAGACATTTTATGAAACAGCAGACCATTGTTGATTGAATAAACAATGATGTTTAGGTATATTAGACAATAACAAAAATTGCAAAGGTGAACATTATGCTCTAAAAAATGTTTTTTTCACTTCTTTCTCTTTATAACATATTATTTACCTTATCTAATGAGATCCTGTAAAAGATGGCAATGGATAATTTCTTATACATGTTAACACTACAAATTTTACAGGATCGTCATTTCACTTACCTGATACCAGATGGAGATTGTGAATACAACAATGAAGAGAATGAATACTGGCCATGCCACTTGACTCATGAGAATAATGATGGACAGAAGCTGAATAAGTGCAAAAACCAATCCCGCCACTCTGTATGGAATATCTGTGTCAACAGTACTCTGGTCTGTTGAAGACTGAAAAAGGGTAAGGTTGTTAAATTCACTGCATGATATTCTGGAAGTTTCTGAAACTATCAAAGCTCTTAGAGGAAAATTTAAGTACACCAAATACTGTTAATCTTGCTGTACTAATAAAGAGATTTGTTGTGATAACtaatttgccttctgaaacaggaGCAATAATAGGAGAAACATTAGGTACTGACCCTGTTAAGAATTCGACTGGTATGTGTTGAGTCAAAAAATGACATTGGTGCTTTAATAATGCTTGTTATCATTCCAACAAATAGCTTCTGAGCTGTCTCAATGGCAATGGTTGAAAGCAAAACTGCCCTTCCTAATACAAACACTGAGCTGCTGGCAGACAGTAGAACAAAAATTCCAATCAATTTTTCTCTACTGACTCGATCCTCCTTTTCGGTTGCCCAGGCAACCCAGTAGTTGCTGCCCATCTGTAGACCCTGGAAGA
Protein-coding regions in this window:
- the LOC135674571 gene encoding glyceraldehyde-3-phosphate dehydrogenase 2, cytosolic, encoding MAKIKIGINGFGRIGRLVARVALQSDDVELVAVNDPFISTDYMTYMFKYDTVHGKWKHHEIKVKDTKTLLFGEKQVTVFGIRNPEEIPWGETGAEYVVESTGVFTDKDKAAAHLKGGAKKVIISAPSKDAPMFVVGVNEHTYTPDIDIVSNASCTTNCLAPLAKVIHDRFGIVEGLMTTVHSITATQKTVDGPSSKDWRGGRAASFNIIPSSTGAAKAVGKVLPALNGKLTGMAFRVPTVDVSVVDLTVRLEKAASYEQIKAAIKEESEGKLKGILGYVEEDLVSTDFVGDSRSSIFDAKAGIALNENFVKVVAWYDNEWGYSSRVVDLIRHMACTK